In the genome of Henningerozyma blattae CBS 6284 chromosome 5, complete genome, one region contains:
- the SNX3 gene encoding Snx3p (similar to Saccharomyces cerevisiae SNX3 (YOR357C); ancestral locus Anc_7.30): protein MRTFQAFSTTESTQLPPAHKSNSTTAYSQPEDFLEIEVCSPVTHLADNRDSSMYTDYEVVTKTNLPSFSRRISRIRRRYSDFELFRKLLLKELELSDGPISKVTIPSLPGKILLNNRFNADVIEERRRGLDKWLKNVAGHPLLQLGSRVLVRFIEKDHFS, encoded by the coding sequence ATGCGAACTTTCCAAGCCTTCAGCACCACAGAAAGCACACAACTACCTCCTGCCCATAAATCCAATTCCACCACAGCATACTCCCAGCCAGAAGACTTTCTCGAAATCGAAGTATGCAGCCCAGTCACACATTTGGCCGATAATAGAGACTCCTCCATGTACACGGATTACGAAGTCGTGACAAAGACAAACCTGCCAAGTTTTTCACGCCGCATCTCTCGCATTCGAAGACGATACAGCGATTTCGAATTGTTCCGTAAACTGTTGTTGAAAGAACTAGAATTATCCGATGGCCCAATCTCCAAAGTAACCATTCCTTCACTCCCCGGCAAGATCTTGCTTAACAACCGCTTCAATGCAGACGTCATCGAAGAACGTAGACGAGGTCTGGACAAGTGGCTGAAAAATGTCGCTGGCCATCCCTTGCTACAATTGGGTTCAAGAGTACTGGTCCGTTTTATCGAAAAGGATCATTTTTCGTGA
- the HAP5 gene encoding Hap5p (similar to Saccharomyces cerevisiae HAP5 (YOR358W); ancestral locus Anc_7.29), with product MCCACRTLWSILPSPKPPPTPHPRPTHTPMDHPSSPDPAATSHVTALSHTHSHASLTAQPPQQQPQALVPPHAPPSLARYWAAQLAAWQDPARSAEQPPPLPLARIRRVMKTAAEQPRMVAAEAPLLFAHACELFVSDVALRAAAEASRQGRRTLQRADVQAALLQSEMFDFLIDIVPR from the coding sequence ATGTGCTGTGCATGCCGCACATTGTGGAGTATCTTGCCAAGCCCCAAACCTCCACCCACGCCCCACCCACGCCCCACACACACCCCAATGGACCACCCCTCGTCACCTGACCCGGCCGCCACCTCCCACGTGACTGCACTGTCACACACACACTCCCACGCCTCGCTCACGGCACAACCTCCACAGCAGCAACCACAGGCGTTGGTGCCGCCACATGCACCGCCCAGTCTGGCCCGCTACTGGGCCGCCCAGCTGGCTGCATGGCAGGACCCGGCCCGTTCCGCGGAACAGCCCCCGCCGTTGCCGCTGGCACGGATCCGGCGTGTCATGAAGACGGCGGCGGAACAGCCGCGGATGGTTGCAGCCGAGGCACCACTACTTTTCGCGCACGCGTGCGAACTTTTCGTGTCGGACGTTGCGCTGCGTGCAGCCGCCGAGGCCTCGAGACAAGGCCGGCGCACTCTGCAACGGGCCGATGTCCAGGCAGCTTTGCTGCAGTCGGAGATGTTTGACTTCTTGATAGACATTGTGCCGAGATGA
- the PTA1 gene encoding RNA-processing protein PTA1 (similar to Saccharomyces cerevisiae PTA1 (YAL043C); ancestral locus Anc_7.28), with the protein MQMHKRKHTRTHTHTHTPDMADLLDKSASVLYNKDLNNKAHFHDIEVFCTNFINTIKPSNSTIPNLEKPFVIINHLKLVNDILALSSTTPRIYQLAVSLASHIYPIVFDHVAKTSDSNLYSILQNIRKLILTRWNTTHPYANPNEDLLQLRFDNVSIDSKLATVKFISMLIILQTPIDPSASSLSSSSSSSSSSASSASSASSASSSAAAAAAAAAPAAPAATISTLDPSSINSISLNSVPNNHPVINDKPALEQQAKKLLDWLLNYLIDEPMMVSSVFIAILNVLSFIIASRPHTTIRILSALLKFNIDNKYQFDDQSILEYRLSKRFVERAYKNFVQWGVKNKYINKNNQNILPFYNKLNKIAQTLHIIGEETKSKGILNFDENKFNKKINDTERMKIINYRRSKSKQPNLIPPQSSSSTPSLSPQPTANANANANANANATATATANATANASANANANANTDPKIIDLLKDLQSYTMTKSNINNFFNNSPVAINSTYSSLYSLMNSNNSNIDMSLFPNDILIKLCSDTLFKIDTNNLISGLSIVASRYTALMSKKQSQPTASSSHSSSSTSSSPSPSSSSGENDLKRPSNRVDTKSNSNKKLKLQSPKKISNDIQLKKENDDIDEENEFDDIYSNFQPPKPEKFTLDEKFANLKRIIKRTIELNEKDLKNNTTNDKSQTNDLNKIHLINWNSHDTWIIILTRLATRGVSHNQRLSELIRESLLTYFFEDFNTRIAMVLDWLNEEWFFESMTRSSNDNEIFINYNKWSLRILNQLVPFLENKHRRIFIRLMSELPRLEMEHIKTIKSICLDPARSNLGFQTLKFLIMFRPNCKSIIQQYLIDLKTEDQTVLEQCDTLLNKFFS; encoded by the coding sequence ATGCAGATGCATAAACGCAAACACACCCgcacacacacacacacacacacaccAGACATGGCTGATCTGCTAGACAAATCCGCGTCCGTCCTCTACAACAAAGATCTCAACAACAAAGCCCATTTCCATGACATCGAAGTCTTTTGCACCAATTTCATCAACACCATAAAACCAAGCAACTCCACCATCCCCAACTTGGAAAAACCCTTCGTCATCATCAACCATCTGAAACTCGTAAACGACATCCTCGCACTATCCTCCACAACGCCCAGGATCTATCAATTGGCCGTCTCCTTAGCTTCCCACATATACCCAATCGTATTCGATCATGTCGCAAAGACATCCGATTCCAACCTATATTCCATCTTACAGAACATTAGAAAACTAATCTTGACTCGTTGGAATACTACCCACCCTTATGCAAACCCCAATGAAGACTTGCTTCAATTGAGATTCGATAATGTCTCGATAGACTCCAAGTTAGCCACTGTCAAATTCATTTCCATGCTAATCATCTTACAAACCCCCATCGATCCATCTGCTTCCTCCTTATCTTCCTCCTcttcctcctcctcctcctctGCGTCCTCCGCGTCTTCCGCGTCTTCCGCATCCTCCTCTGCCGCTGCCGCTGCCGCCGCCGCCGCACCCGCCGCACCCGCCGCTACAATCTCTACTCTAGACCCCTCTTCAATCAACTCAATCTCATTGAATTCAGTACCAAATAATCATCCTGTAATCAACGACAAACCCGCTTTGGAACAACAAGcgaaaaaattattggattggctattgaattatctaataGATGAACCAATGATGGTCTCATCCGTCTTCATCGCAATCTTAAACGTTCTTTCCTTCATCATCGCCTCAAGACCACATACAACCATCCGTATTCTATCTGCCCTGTTGAAATTCAACATCGACAATAAATACCAATTCGATGATCAATCCATCCTCGAATATAGATTATCCAAGAGATTTGTCGAAAGAGCTTACAAGAATTTCGTTCAATGGGGGGttaagaataaatatatcaacAAGAACAATCAAAACATCTTGCCCTTTTAtaacaaattaaataaaatcgCACAAACTCTTCATATCATTGGTGAAGAAACGAAAAGTAAAGGGATCCTGAATTtcgatgaaaataaattcaacaagaaaattaatgatacagaaagaatgaaaattatcaattatagAAGATCCAAATCGAAACAACCCAATTTAATTCCTCCAcaatcttcttcatctacACCATCACTCTCTCCTCAACCAACTGCAAATGCCAATGCAAATGCCAATGCCAATGCAAACGCAACTGCAACTGCAACTGCAAACGCAACTGCAAACGCAAGCGCAAACGCAAACGCAAACGCAAATACAGATCCAAAAATTATAGatttattgaaagatttaCAATCTTATACAATGACCAAATCAAacataaataatttcttcaataattctCCAGTAGCCATCAATTCTACATATTCTTCTCTATATTCTTTGATGAATAGTAACAACTCAAACATAGACATGTCCTTGTTCCCCAATGATATCTTGATTAAACTATGTTCAGATACTCTTTTCAAGATTGATACAAATAACTTGATCTCGGGTCTTTCCATCGTAGCCTCCAGATATACTGCTTTGATGAGTAAGAAACAATCACAACCCACTGCATCTTCCTCTCactcttcatcttcaactTCATCTTCTCCTTCTccctcttcttcttctggggaaaatgatttgaaaagaCCTTCCAATCGTGTTGATACTAAAtctaatagtaataaaaaattgaaattacaaagtccaaaaaaaatttcaaatgatattcaattgaaaaaggaaaatgatgatatcgatgaagaaaatgaattcgatgatatttattcaaatttccAACCACCAAAACCagaaaaatttacattggatgaaaaattcgcaaatttgaaaagaatcattaaaagaactattgaattgaatgaaaaagatttgaaaaataataccacTAATGACAAATCTCAAACAAATGATTTGAACAAGATCCATCTGATCAATTGGAATTCTCATGATACTTGGATAATCATATTAACAAGATTAGCCACTCGTGGTGTTTCACATAACCAACGATTGAGTGAATTAATTCGAGAAAGTTTATtgacatatttttttgaagattttaataCTAGAATCGCAATGGTATTGGATTGGTTAAATGAAGAATGGTTTTTTGAATCAATGACAAGATCTTCTAATGATAAcgaaattttcattaattataataaatggTCACTTCGAATTTTAAACCAATTGGTAccatttttggaaaataaacATCGTAGAATCTTTATTCGATTGATGAGTGAATTGCCAAGGTTAGAAATGGAACATATAAAGACAATCAAATCCATATGTTTAGACCCGGCAAGATCAAACCTTGGGTTTCaaactttaaaattcttgatCATGTTTAGACCTAATTGTAAATCAATTATCCAACAATATTTGATAGATTTGAAAACTGAAGATCAAACAGTGCTAGAACAATGTGATACTTTATTAAACAAGTTTTTCTCATAA
- the TBLA0E00660 gene encoding alkene reductase, with the protein MVKLVENYEAVPLKDTAIFKPTKVGVTNLQHRIVMPALTRMRASAPFNVLDSEWAAEYYDQRSKTPGSMIITEGAFIFPQAGGYDNAPGIYCDEHVHAWSKIFKKIHNNKSFVWLQLWALGRQAPPSCMARDGLRLDAPSGDLYLNEEFKKSAQEVGIKQHEMTEADIEQYVEDYITAAKLSIEAGADGVEIHCANGYLLNQFLDPSSNQRTDRYGGSIENRARFPLEVVDRVIEAIGAHRVGIRFSPYGTYGSMSGGENPNILAQYAYIIGQLEKRAELQNNRIAYIHLVEPSTTDFTLEEGLGEFKDGSNDFAYSIWKGPIIRTGSLALNPKLVKELCEKDDRTLVAFGRYFISNPDIVQRMAKGLPLTQYDISTFYTPGKEGYIDYPNYEDL; encoded by the coding sequence ATGGTCAAATTAGTTGAAAACTACGAAGCTGTTCCATTAAAAGATACTGCTATCTTTAAACCAACTAAAGTTGGTGTTACCAACTTACAACATAGAATAGTCATGCCAGCCTTGACTAGAATGAGAGCATCTGCCCCCTTCAATGTCTTGGACAGTGAATGGGCTGCTGAATATTATGATCAAAGATCCAAGACTCCAGGTTCTATGATTATCACTGAAGGTGCTTTCATTTTCCCACAAGCTGGTGGATATGATAATGCACCAGGTATTTACTGTGACGAGCATGTCCATGCTTGGTCCAAGATATTTAAGAAGATCCATAACAACAAGTCCTTTGTTTGGTTACAATTATGGGCTTTAGGTAGACAAGCTCCACCTTCCTGTATGGCTAGAGATGGATTAAGATTAGATGCTCCCTCTGGTGATctttatttgaatgaagaatttaaaaaatcagcTCAAGAAGTTGGTATTAAACAACATGAAATGACTGAAGCTGATATTGAACAATACGTTGAAGATTATATTACAGCAGCCAAATTATCCATTGAAGCTGGTGCAGATGGTGTAGAAATCCATTGTGCTAACGGTTATTTATTAAACCAATTCCTAGATCCAAGCTCAAACCAAAGAACAGATAGATATGGTGGATCCATTGAAAATAGAGCTAGATTCCCATTGGAAGTTGTAGATAGAGTTATTGAAGCCATTGGTGCTCATCGTGTAGGTATTAGATTTTCTCCATATGGTACTTATGGATCAATGTCAGGGGGTGAAAATCCAAACATCTTGGCTCAATACGCTTACATTATTGgtcaattagaaaaaagaGCAGAATTACAGAATAATAGAATTGCATACATTCATTTAGTTGAACCTTCTACAACAGATTTCACATTAGAAGAAGGATTAGGTGAATTTAAAGATGGGAGTAACGATTTTGCTTATTCTATTTGGAAAGGTCCAATCATTAGAACTGGTAGTTTAGCTTTGAATCCAAAATTAGTCAAAGAATTATGTGAAAAAGATGATAGAACTTTGGTAGCATTTGgtagatattttatttctaatcCGGATATTGTTCAAAGAATGGCAAAGGGTCTACCATTGACACAATACGATATAAGTACATTCTACACTCCAGGTAAAGAAGGATATATCGATTATCCAAATTATGAagatttataa
- the GCV3 gene encoding glycine decarboxylase subunit H (similar to Saccharomyces cerevisiae GCV3 (YAL044C); ancestral locus Anc_7.25): MFSSIAKSSTILSRSSFRLFLRAQSTNALTKTQLPFAYSPTGPASIKYTTQHEWLATHSDKTTFLGITKYAADALGDATYIELPEIDTEVEAGDSISSVESVKSASEIYFPIKGTVVEVNENLIENPQLINIDPMGSGWIAKIKIDDEKDLVSKDLLELEQYENYLKNHTEE; the protein is encoded by the coding sequence AtgttttcttcaattgCCAAATCTTCCACAATTCTATCAAGATCCAGTTTTCGTCTATTCTTGAGAGCTCAATCTACAAATGCTCTTACAAAGACTCAATTACCATTCGCTTATAGTCCAACAGGTCCTGCTTCTATCAAATATACCACTCAACACGAATGGTTAGCTACACATTCTGATAAAACCACCTTCTTAGGGATCACCAAATATGCAGCCGATGCCTTGGGTGATGCCACTTACATCGAATTACCCGAAATTGATACTGAAGTTGAAGCTGGGGATTCCATCTCTTCTGTAGAATCTGTAAAATCCGCTTCCGAGATTTATTTCCCTATTAAAGGGACCGTGGTAGAagttaatgaaaatttaattgaaaatccACAATTGATTAATATCGATCCAATGGGTTCTGGTTGGATTGCAAAGATAAAgattgatgatgaaaaagatttagTTTCTAAGGATTTATTGGAATTAGAACAATATGAAAactatttgaaaaatcatACTGAAGAgtaa
- the PRT1 gene encoding translation initiation factor eIF3 core subunit b (similar to Saccharomyces cerevisiae PRT1 (YOR361C); ancestral locus Anc_7.22), which produces MTSAVEGIKLEDINVDDIDFSDLEKQYGYEDKFSIDQYVVVTGIPIIPEAKVPVLKKALTGLFSKAGKVVDMEFPLDEETKKTKGFLFVECGSPVDGNKIIKTFHTKRLDLKHRLYLYSMKDVEKFNGEGFDPEFKEPEIPPFVSSSFLKSWLLDEMGRDQYVVQNANLTSVFWNDKSSNDIQPVESRQKWSSNYIKFSSKGTLMFSYHTQGVVAWGGETFERLRRFYHPNVRTCSISPNEKFLVTFSSDLIVVDADDEECPFTKKNEGHQLCIWDISTGLLLNTFPVVKSPFLQWPLVRWSYDDKYCARMVGDTLVVHDSNKSFAAMEGKALRVKGIRDFSFAPAGVKLAPFRNGSDPSVLLAYWTPETNNMSCKATIVEVPRGRVLKTVNLVQVSNVSIHWQNNAEYLCFNVERHTKSKKTSFSNLEICKLTEKDIPVDKIELKNSVNSFEFEPNGDRFVTIETEDTGDDNPAVPRNIASFYAFPKSESKGPIKNNLTLKWKMFYQTEKKFSNIISWSPAGRFVVVGTIATPSAPNRKAELIFYDFDFAGDKPLNKIVEVNSNLKELSKPSIQTCTNLSWDPSGRYLTAWSSSLKLKSGSGFKIFNVVGDTIKEDPVPQLKNFTWRPRPELSLSSSEKKKVKKNLREYSAQFEEQDAMEADSAMRDLILRQRELLKEWNEYRSSINEELESSGIKNDTVDDKDEDDYTTITEIKEEIIKEKEEIVNE; this is translated from the coding sequence ATGACTAGTGCTGTTGAAGGTATTAAACTTGAAGATATCAATGTTGATGACATTGATTTTTCTGATTTAGAAAAACAATATGGTTATGAAGACAAGTTTAGTATTGATCAGTATGTTGTTGTAACTGGTATTCCAATTATTCCAGAAGCTAAAGTTCCAGTCTTAAAAAAGGCTTTAACTGGGTTATTCTCTAAAGCTGGTAAGGTTGTTGACATGGAATTTCcattagatgaagaaacCAAGAAAACTAAAGGCTTTTTATTTGTCGAATGTGGCTCTCCAGTTGATGGTAACAAAATCATTAAAACTTTCCACACAAAGAGATTAGATTTAAAACATagattatatttatactCTATGAAGgatgttgaaaaattcaatggTGAAGGATTTGATCCAGAATTTAAAGAACCAGAAATTCCACCATTTGTTAGTTCAAGTTTCTTAAAATCATGGTTGTTAGATGAAATGGGTAGAGATCAATATGTTGTTCAAAATGCCAACTTGACATCTGTATTTTGGAATGACAAATCTTCAAATGACATTCAACCTGTTGAATCTAGACAAAAATGGTCATCCAATTACATTAAATTCTCTTCTAAAGGTACTTTGATGTTTTCTTATCATACTCAAGGTGTTGTCGCATGGGGTGGTGAAACTTTTGAACGTTTAAGAAGATTTTATCATCCAAATGTTAGAACCTGTTCAATTTCTCCAAATGAAAAGTTTTTAGTCACATTTTCCTCTgatttaattgttgttgatgCAGATGATGAGGAATGCCCATTTACTAAGAAAAATGAAGGTCATCAGCTATGTATTTGGGATATTTCTACcggtttattattaaacacCTTCCCAGTTGTTAAGAGCCCATTTTTACAATGGCCATTAGTTAGATGGTCATatgatgataaatattGTGCCCGTATGGTTGGTGATACATTAGTTGTCCATGATAGTAACAAGAGTTTTGCTGCAATGGAAGGTAAAGCTTTGAGAGTCAAAGGTATTAGAGATTTTTCCTTTGCTCCAGCTGGTGTTAAGTTAGCACCATTTAGAAATGGTTCTGACCCATCAGTTTTATTAGCTTATTGGACACCTGAAACTAATAATATGTCCTGTAAGGCTACTATTGTTGAAGTTCCAAGAGGGAGAGTATTAAAGACAGTTAATTTAGTTCAAGTTTCTAATGTTTCCATTCATTGGCAAAACAATGCTGAATATTTATGTTTCAACGTTGAACGTCACACAAAATCTAAAAAGACTTCATTCAGTAACTTAGAAATCTGTAAATTAACTGAAAAAGATATTCCGGTggataaaattgaattaaagaaCAGTGttaattcttttgaatttgaaccTAATGGAGATAGATTTGTCACCATCGAAACTGAAGATACTGGTGATGACAATCCAGCTGTTCCAAGAAACATTGCATCATTCTATGCATTCCCTAAGAGTGAAAGTAAAGGTCCTATTAAGAACAATTTGACattaaaatggaaaatgTTTTATCAAAcagaaaagaaattttccAACATTATTAGTTGGTCTCCAGCTGGTAgatttgttgttgttggtACCATTGCTACTCCAAGTGCACCAAATCGTAAAGCTGAATTAATCTTTTATGATTTCGATTTTGCTGGTGACAAACCTTTAAATAAGATTGTTGAAGTCAATAGtaatttgaaagaattatCTAAACCATCCATTCAAACATGTACTAATTTGTCATGGGATCCATCTGGTAGATACTTAACCGCATGGTCATCATCcttgaaattgaaatctGGTAGTGGATTTAAGATATTCAACGTTGTTGGTGATACTATTAAAGAAGATCCAGTTCCacaattgaagaatttcaCATGGAGACCAAGACCTGAACTTTCCTTAAGTTCTTCTGAAAAGAAGAAGGTTAAGAAGAATTTGAGAGAATATTCCGCTCAATTTGAAGAACAAGATGCTATGGAAGCTGATAGTGCTATGAGAGATTTGATCTTGAGACAACGtgaattattgaaagaatGGAATGAATATAGAAGTAGTATCAACGAAGAATTGGAAAGTTCTGGCATCAAGAATGACACCGTGGAtgataaagatgaagatgattaCACTACTATTACTGagattaaagaagaaattattaaagaaaaggaaGAAATTGTTAATGAATAg
- the PRE10 gene encoding proteasome core particle subunit alpha 7 (similar to Saccharomyces cerevisiae PRE10 (YOR362C); ancestral locus Anc_7.20), translating into MTSIGTGYDLSNSVFSPDGRNFQVEYAVKAVENGATSVGIKCDDGVVFAVEKIISSKLLVPKRNVKIQTIDRHIGCVYSGLIPDGRYLVNRGREEASNFKKLYTKPIPVSALADRISQYVQAYTLYNSVRPFGISAIIGGIDEDGSHLYMVEPSGTCWGYKGAATGKGRQAAKAELEKLFDRSTDGLSVKDAIKEAARVIYIAHEDNKEKDFELEISWCSATETNGLHKFVPENLLEEAIEYAKEQLEGYEEGDSDDEAASSDEEPATGDADGDVAME; encoded by the coding sequence atgaCTTCAATTGGTACTGGTTACGATTTATCAAATAGTGTTTTTTCACCAGATGGTAGAAATTTTCAAGTTGAATATGCTGTTAAAGCAGTTGAGAATGGTGCTACTTCAGTAGGTATCAAATGTGATGATGGGGTTGTATTTGCCGTAGAAAAGATTATTAGCTCCAAACTTTTGGTACCAAAGAGAAATGTTAAGATTCAAACAATTGACCGTCATATTGGTTGTGTCTATTCTGGGTTGATTCCAGATGGTAGATACTTAGTGAATAGAGGTCGTGAAGAAGCTTCGaatttcaagaaattatacaCTAAGCCAATTCCAGTTTCTGCTTTAGCCGATCGTATTAGTCAATATGTTCAAGCCTATACTTTATACAATAGTGTTAGACCATTTGGTATCTCTGCTATTATTGGTGGtattgatgaagatggCTCTCATTTATATATGGTAGAACCAAGTGGTACCTGTTGGGGTTATAAGGGTGCGGCCACCGGTAAAGGTAGACAAGCTGCAAAAgctgaattagaaaaattatttgatagaAGCACTGATGGTTTATCTGTAAAGGATGCAATTAAGGAAGCTGCTAGAGTCATTTATATTGCACACgaagataataaagaaaaagatttcGAATTAGAAATAAGTTGGTGCTCTGCCACTGAAACCAATGGATTACACAAGTTTGTTCCAGAAAACTTACTGGAGGAAGCTATTGAATATGCTAAGGAGCAATTAGAAGGCTACGAAGAAGGTGATAGCGATGATGAAGCTGCTTCAAGTGACGAAGAACCTGCCACTGGTGATGCTGATGGTGACGTTGCAATGGAGTAA